A region from the Aeromicrobium choanae genome encodes:
- a CDS encoding alpha-ketoglutarate-dependent dioxygenase AlkB: MWFQGSLLDGDAGVRVGALDRVQRHPLSEGAWVDTLPGWVSGSDELFETLRTEVPWREERREMYERVVDVPRLLCFYGPRRPLPHPALEEARDALSAHYADELGEPFVTAGLCFYRDGNDSVAWHGDRIGRSRTEDTMVAILSLGAERKLSLRPAGGGPQTGFSLGHGDLSVMGGSCQRTWEHAILKTARAVGPRISVQFRVAGVL, from the coding sequence ATGTGGTTCCAAGGCTCCCTGCTCGACGGTGACGCCGGCGTGCGCGTCGGCGCGCTCGATCGCGTGCAGCGCCACCCGCTCTCCGAAGGGGCCTGGGTCGACACGCTGCCCGGGTGGGTGAGCGGCTCTGATGAGCTGTTCGAGACGCTGCGGACGGAGGTGCCGTGGCGCGAGGAACGCCGCGAGATGTACGAGCGCGTCGTCGACGTGCCGCGGCTGCTCTGCTTCTACGGACCGCGCCGCCCGCTGCCGCATCCCGCGCTGGAGGAGGCGCGCGACGCGCTCTCGGCGCACTATGCCGACGAGCTCGGCGAGCCCTTCGTCACGGCCGGACTGTGCTTCTACCGCGACGGCAACGACTCGGTGGCCTGGCACGGCGACCGCATCGGCCGCAGCCGCACCGAGGACACCATGGTGGCCATCCTGTCCCTGGGGGCCGAGCGCAAGCTCAGCCTGCGGCCCGCCGGGGGAGGTCCGCAGACCGGATTCAGCCTCGGCCACGGCGACCTCTCTGTCATGGGCGGCAGTTGCCAGCGCACGTGGGAGCACGCGATCCTCAAGACGGCGCGTGCGGTCGGGCCCAGGATCAGCGTGCAGTTCCGCGTCGCCGGCGTTCTCTGA
- a CDS encoding serine hydrolase domain-containing protein, protein MSTDRVAATMRDVATRMAVPGLTWATVAGPRQTVQIGSAGPLGHDTVFRIASITKPIVAVLALRLVDDRVFALDDPIDAWLPEFADRRVLRERGGSLSDTVPASRPTTVHDVLAMGSGLGWDMKAAPDDPLAREFDARELGSGWEPPVVRPDRWAQLAGSLPMAHQPGEGWMYQYSYDVLTVLIERATRRRLDLLLRDKVFAPLDMDDTGYAVDMKDVDRVPSAWFPNRRGDFVEVAPTGDPRLMNVPVFRSGATGLLSTAGDLAKFVQMLLREGRGPRGRVISRASFAALTTDSVAQPANSMAREFLEPNLSWGLGVGLDLDARYPGSHPGRFGWDGGTGTSLWVDPVSGVGGVLLTRQGMGTPEPPEYLEAFWGAVHA, encoded by the coding sequence GTGAGCACCGACCGGGTCGCCGCGACCATGCGCGACGTCGCCACCCGCATGGCCGTTCCGGGCCTCACCTGGGCCACGGTCGCCGGCCCGCGCCAGACCGTTCAGATCGGGTCCGCGGGACCCCTGGGTCACGACACCGTCTTCCGCATCGCCTCGATCACGAAGCCGATCGTCGCCGTGCTGGCCCTGCGGCTCGTGGACGATCGGGTCTTCGCCCTCGACGACCCGATCGACGCCTGGCTGCCGGAGTTCGCCGATCGTCGTGTCCTGCGCGAGCGTGGTGGTTCGCTCTCCGACACCGTCCCGGCCTCCCGGCCGACCACCGTCCACGACGTGCTGGCGATGGGCTCGGGTCTCGGCTGGGACATGAAGGCGGCACCGGACGACCCGCTCGCGCGGGAGTTCGACGCCCGCGAGCTGGGCTCGGGCTGGGAGCCGCCCGTGGTGCGCCCCGACCGCTGGGCCCAGCTCGCGGGCTCGCTGCCGATGGCGCACCAGCCCGGCGAGGGCTGGATGTACCAGTACTCCTACGACGTCCTCACGGTGCTGATCGAGCGAGCCACCCGGCGGCGGCTCGATCTCCTGCTGCGGGACAAGGTCTTCGCGCCGCTCGACATGGACGACACGGGCTACGCGGTGGACATGAAGGACGTCGACCGGGTGCCGTCCGCCTGGTTCCCGAACCGGCGGGGCGACTTCGTCGAGGTGGCTCCCACCGGCGATCCGAGGCTGATGAACGTCCCGGTCTTCCGATCGGGTGCCACGGGGCTGCTCTCGACCGCCGGCGACCTCGCGAAGTTCGTGCAGATGCTCCTGCGCGAAGGCCGAGGACCGCGCGGACGGGTGATCTCGCGGGCATCGTTCGCGGCACTGACCACCGACTCCGTGGCCCAGCCCGCGAACTCCATGGCCCGCGAGTTCCTGGAGCCGAACCTCAGCTGGGGCCTGGGTGTCGGACTGGACCTCGACGCGCGGTACCCGGGCTCGCATCCCGGCCGCTTCGGCTGGGACGGCGGCACCGGCACGAGCCTGTGGGTCGACCCGGTCTCCGGCGTGGGCGGTGTGCTGCTGACGAGGCAGGGGATGGGCACGCCCGAGCCGCCCGAGTACCTCGAGGCCTTCTGGGGCGCCGTCCACGCATGA
- a CDS encoding phosphoribosyltransferase, which translates to MDDREILTWHTYGTAVRELAQAVADSGFAPDIVLGIARGGLIPAGSVAYALDCKNLFTMNVEFYTGVGTTRDEPTLLPPFLDLAELNDLSVLVVDDVADSGKTLELVARVCSEHAGEVRSAVIYEKPRTILAPDYAWRRTDKWINFPWSSEPVIISRTGVLDA; encoded by the coding sequence ATGGACGACCGCGAGATCCTGACCTGGCACACCTACGGCACGGCGGTCCGCGAGCTGGCGCAGGCGGTGGCCGACTCCGGCTTCGCGCCCGACATCGTCCTGGGCATCGCCCGCGGCGGGCTGATCCCGGCCGGCTCCGTGGCCTACGCGCTGGACTGCAAGAACCTGTTCACCATGAACGTGGAGTTCTACACCGGCGTCGGGACCACGCGCGACGAGCCCACGCTCCTGCCGCCGTTCCTCGATCTCGCCGAGCTGAACGACCTGTCGGTGCTGGTGGTCGACGACGTCGCCGACAGTGGCAAGACCCTCGAGCTCGTGGCGCGCGTGTGCTCCGAGCACGCGGGCGAGGTGCGCTCCGCGGTCATCTACGAGAAGCCCCGCACGATCCTCGCGCCCGACTACGCCTGGCGCCGCACGGACAAGTGGATCAACTTCCCGTGGTCCAGCGAGCCCGTCATCATCTCGCGCACCGGCGTGCTGGACGCCTGA
- a CDS encoding MBL fold metallo-hydrolase, protein MDVTRFGHAAVLVEAAGSRTLIDPGAFSLPATFALTDLDAVVVTHQHADHVDRDRIGDLVAANPRARLLAEPETAAELDGFEPTGAGASFEVGGVTLTGVGSRHAEILPSLPRVGNVGVLVTADGEPTLFHPGDTYEYRPSGVDVLALPLSAPWAKVSETVEFLRAVAPRTAFPIHDCTISEIAYAIYWTHVESHGGVDDLQRLAQDGSLAH, encoded by the coding sequence ATGGACGTCACCCGTTTCGGGCACGCCGCCGTCCTCGTCGAGGCCGCCGGGTCCCGCACCCTCATCGACCCGGGTGCCTTCAGCCTCCCGGCCACCTTCGCCCTGACGGATCTCGACGCGGTCGTGGTGACACACCAGCACGCCGATCACGTCGACCGCGACCGGATCGGCGATCTCGTCGCGGCCAACCCGCGGGCGCGACTGCTGGCGGAGCCCGAGACGGCCGCCGAGCTCGACGGCTTCGAGCCCACGGGCGCCGGCGCGTCCTTCGAGGTCGGCGGAGTCACCCTCACCGGCGTGGGTTCGCGGCACGCCGAGATCCTGCCCTCGCTCCCCCGCGTCGGGAACGTCGGCGTCCTCGTCACGGCCGACGGCGAGCCGACGCTCTTCCACCCCGGCGACACGTACGAGTACCGGCCGAGCGGCGTCGACGTCCTCGCGCTGCCCCTGTCGGCGCCGTGGGCCAAGGTCAGCGAGACCGTGGAGTTCCTGCGCGCCGTGGCGCCCCGCACCGCCTTCCCCATCCACGACTGCACGATCTCCGAGATCGCCTACGCGATCTACTGGACCCACGTGGAGAGCCACGGTGGCGTCGATGACCTCCAGCGGCTCGCCCAGGACGGGTCGCTCGCCCACTGA
- a CDS encoding UDP-N-acetylglucosamine 1-carboxyvinyltransferase: MTQSDSYLARIGTLIRDARQHSGLTQAQLATELKTSQSAINRIEKGQQNLTLDTLARIGSALDSELVSVAPVAGPSHLRVKGGTTLSGSIDVKSSKNAGVALLCAALLNTGTTVLRKVARIEEVNRLLEVLESIGVRTTWLNEQNDLQLVVPERLDLARMDADAARRTRSIIMFLGPLMHRVDEFELPYAGGCDLGTRTVEPHMTALRPFGLKVLATEGSYHASAARGVSPERPIVLTERGDTVTENALLAAARNEGTTVIRNASPNYMVQDLCFFLEKLGVQIEGIGTTTLRVTGKRDIRGDVEYAPSEDPIEAMSLITAAIVTGSEITVRRVPIEFMEIELALLEEMGFAYDRSEEYLAENGQTRLVDITTYPSTLRAPIDKIHPMPFPGLNIDNLPFFAVIAATAEGQTMLHDWVYENRAIYLTELNKLGGKVKLLDPHRVLIDGPTHWSGAELVCPPALRPAVVILIAMLAAKGTSVLRSVYVINRGYEDLALRLNALGAEIETFRDI, from the coding sequence ATGACCCAGAGCGACTCCTACCTCGCCCGGATCGGCACCCTGATTCGCGACGCGCGCCAGCACTCCGGCCTCACCCAGGCACAGCTGGCCACCGAGCTCAAGACCAGCCAGAGCGCCATCAACCGCATCGAGAAGGGCCAGCAGAACCTCACGCTGGACACCCTGGCCCGCATCGGGTCGGCCCTGGACTCCGAGCTCGTGAGCGTCGCACCCGTCGCCGGCCCGAGCCACCTGCGGGTCAAGGGCGGCACCACGCTCTCCGGCAGCATCGACGTCAAGTCGAGCAAGAACGCCGGCGTCGCGCTGCTGTGCGCGGCCCTGCTGAACACCGGCACCACGGTCCTGCGCAAGGTCGCCCGGATCGAGGAGGTCAACCGCCTGCTCGAGGTGCTGGAGTCGATCGGCGTCCGCACCACGTGGCTCAACGAGCAGAACGACCTCCAGCTCGTCGTCCCCGAGCGGCTCGACCTCGCCCGGATGGACGCCGACGCGGCCCGCCGCACCCGCAGCATCATCATGTTCCTCGGCCCGCTGATGCACCGGGTCGACGAGTTCGAGCTGCCCTACGCGGGCGGCTGCGACCTCGGCACGCGCACCGTCGAGCCACACATGACCGCCCTGCGGCCGTTCGGTCTCAAGGTCCTGGCCACCGAGGGCAGCTACCACGCCTCCGCCGCGCGGGGCGTCTCCCCCGAGCGCCCGATCGTGCTGACCGAGCGCGGCGACACCGTCACCGAGAACGCCCTGCTGGCCGCGGCGCGCAACGAGGGCACCACCGTCATCCGCAACGCGAGCCCGAACTACATGGTCCAGGACCTGTGCTTCTTCCTGGAGAAGCTCGGTGTCCAGATCGAGGGCATCGGCACCACCACACTGCGCGTCACCGGCAAGCGCGACATCCGCGGCGACGTCGAGTACGCGCCCAGCGAGGACCCGATCGAGGCGATGAGCCTGATCACCGCCGCGATCGTCACCGGCTCGGAGATCACCGTCCGGCGCGTCCCGATCGAGTTCATGGAGATCGAGCTCGCCCTGCTCGAGGAGATGGGCTTCGCCTACGACCGCTCGGAGGAGTACCTCGCCGAGAACGGCCAGACGCGGCTCGTCGACATCACCACGTACCCGTCCACCCTGCGGGCGCCGATCGACAAGATCCACCCGATGCCGTTCCCCGGCCTCAACATCGACAACCTGCCCTTCTTCGCCGTCATCGCGGCGACGGCCGAGGGCCAGACGATGCTGCACGACTGGGTCTACGAGAACCGCGCGATCTACCTGACCGAGCTGAACAAGCTCGGCGGCAAGGTCAAGCTGCTCGACCCGCACCGCGTGCTGATCGACGGGCCCACGCACTGGAGCGGCGCCGAGCTGGTGTGCCCGCCCGCGCTGCGACCCGCGGTCGTCATCCTCATCGCGATGCTCGCCGCCAAGGGCACGTCGGTGCTGCGCAGCGTCTACGTGATCAACCGCGGCTACGAGGACCTGGCCCTGCGACTCAACGCCCTCGGCGCCGAGATCGAGACCTTCCGCGACATCTGA
- a CDS encoding glycerophosphodiester phosphodiesterase family protein, which produces MRTPPYLEPAPPIAFAHRGGATVEENLGIENSLAAFTHAYDLGYRYMETDVRCSRDGVVYACHDAKLDRLLGRDTAIAELTSAEIDEALLGDREPIVRLQTLVEALPEARWNIDVKADDAVDATTDLVERLDILDRICLASFSHARLVRMRARLPRVVTSASSREVAQMVLTGRVPAAPLIFQVPVRHGRARVMTPRFLRRAHRAGKFVHVWTVDEPAEMHRLADLGVDGIMTDRTDLLRQVLQERGQWKEHA; this is translated from the coding sequence GTGAGGACACCGCCGTACCTCGAGCCGGCCCCGCCGATCGCCTTCGCGCACCGCGGGGGCGCCACCGTCGAGGAGAACCTCGGGATCGAGAACTCGCTCGCCGCGTTCACCCACGCCTACGACCTGGGCTACCGCTACATGGAGACCGACGTACGCTGCAGCCGCGACGGTGTCGTGTACGCGTGCCACGACGCGAAGCTGGACCGGCTGCTCGGCCGGGACACCGCCATCGCCGAGCTGACGTCGGCCGAGATCGACGAGGCCCTGCTCGGCGACCGCGAGCCGATCGTGCGTCTGCAGACCCTCGTCGAGGCGCTCCCCGAGGCCCGCTGGAACATCGACGTCAAGGCCGACGACGCCGTGGACGCCACCACCGACCTCGTCGAGCGGCTCGACATCCTCGACCGCATCTGCCTCGCCTCGTTCTCCCACGCACGCCTCGTGCGGATGCGGGCCCGACTCCCCCGGGTCGTCACGTCGGCGTCCTCGCGGGAGGTCGCCCAGATGGTGCTGACCGGACGCGTTCCGGCGGCCCCGCTGATCTTCCAGGTGCCGGTCCGTCACGGCCGCGCCCGCGTCATGACACCCCGATTCCTGCGCCGGGCCCACCGCGCGGGCAAGTTCGTGCACGTGTGGACCGTCGACGAGCCCGCCGAGATGCACCGCCTCGCCGACCTGGGCGTCGACGGGATCATGACCGACCGCACCGACCTGCTCAGGCAGGTGCTGCAGGAGCGCGGCCAGTGGAAGGAGCACGCATGA
- a CDS encoding MFS transporter, whose amino-acid sequence MSEEIVATRRDRGRVVAWGLWDWGSAAFNAVIVTFIFSVYLVDGVGDDVPGPFRAATWLGLSSAAGAVLIAVIAPALGRRTDAGGARKKSLFWLTLAVVVITASLFFVENDWHFLWLGLTLMAAGSVIFELTQVPYFAMMRQVSTPDDVGRVSGFGWAMGYFGGIVLLLICYFGFVTGDGDTRGLFGVSSENGLNIRVIALVAAVWFLVFAIPLFLKVPELPATANPDSPRAGILDSYRGVWNDVTTMWREDRDTLRFLIASAFFRDGLAGVFAYGAVLAVSVYEITKDDVILFGIAANVISAAGALLAGRYDDRIGPRAVIVFSLASMLVCGVILLFVEGPRMFWIFGLGLCLFVGPAQSASRTYLTRITEPGREGQNFGLYAMTGRAVSFMAPLLFALTIWAGNLLLDTSTDRWGIVGIMIVLAAGLALLLRVPAHIEDRARSLTR is encoded by the coding sequence ATGAGCGAGGAGATCGTGGCCACCCGGCGTGACCGGGGACGCGTCGTCGCCTGGGGACTGTGGGACTGGGGCTCCGCGGCGTTCAACGCCGTGATCGTCACCTTCATCTTCTCGGTCTACCTGGTCGACGGCGTCGGCGACGACGTCCCCGGCCCCTTCCGGGCGGCCACCTGGCTCGGCCTGTCGAGCGCCGCCGGGGCCGTGCTGATCGCCGTGATCGCGCCCGCCCTCGGTCGCCGGACCGACGCTGGCGGCGCACGCAAGAAGAGCCTCTTCTGGCTCACCCTCGCGGTGGTCGTCATCACCGCGTCGCTGTTCTTCGTCGAGAACGACTGGCACTTCCTGTGGCTCGGCCTCACGCTCATGGCCGCCGGCTCGGTGATCTTCGAGCTCACCCAGGTCCCCTACTTCGCGATGATGCGCCAGGTGTCCACACCGGACGACGTCGGGCGGGTCTCCGGCTTCGGCTGGGCCATGGGGTACTTCGGCGGCATCGTCCTGCTGCTGATCTGCTACTTCGGCTTCGTCACCGGCGACGGCGACACCCGCGGCCTCTTCGGCGTCTCGTCGGAGAACGGGCTGAACATCCGGGTCATCGCCCTCGTCGCGGCCGTGTGGTTCCTGGTCTTCGCCATCCCGCTGTTCCTGAAGGTCCCCGAGCTGCCCGCCACTGCCAACCCCGACTCCCCCAGGGCCGGCATCCTCGACTCCTACCGCGGCGTCTGGAACGACGTCACCACGATGTGGCGCGAGGACCGCGACACGCTGAGGTTCCTCATCGCCAGCGCCTTCTTCCGCGACGGCCTCGCCGGCGTGTTCGCCTACGGGGCCGTGCTGGCGGTCTCGGTGTACGAGATCACGAAGGACGACGTGATCCTGTTCGGCATCGCGGCGAACGTCATCTCCGCCGCCGGCGCCCTCCTCGCGGGCCGCTACGACGACCGGATCGGCCCACGCGCCGTGATCGTGTTCTCCCTCGCCTCGATGCTCGTGTGCGGCGTCATCCTGCTGTTCGTCGAGGGTCCCCGCATGTTCTGGATCTTCGGCCTGGGCCTGTGCCTGTTCGTCGGCCCGGCGCAGTCGGCGTCGCGCACCTACCTGACCCGCATCACCGAGCCGGGGCGCGAGGGCCAGAACTTCGGCCTGTACGCCATGACCGGCCGTGCGGTCTCGTTCATGGCGCCGCTGCTGTTCGCGCTGACCATCTGGGCCGGCAACCTGCTGCTGGACACCTCGACGGACCGCTGGGGCATCGTCGGGATCATGATCGTGCTCGCCGCCGGTCTCGCCCTGCTGCTGCGCGTCCCGGCGCACATCGAGGACCGTGCCCGGAGTCTCACCCGCTAA
- a CDS encoding RNA polymerase-binding protein RbpA — MAERALRGARLGAQSFEDERGVEMAPRQQIEFVCADGHTFTVTMSEEAEVPAEWEDPKTGQMGRRVGGAEPDRKEEKPVRTHWDMLLERRSEEELEEILTERLEMLRGGEIGPPHLHRKSKSRKKSVSA; from the coding sequence ATGGCAGAACGAGCCCTGCGCGGAGCGCGGCTGGGAGCCCAGAGCTTCGAGGACGAGCGCGGAGTCGAGATGGCACCGCGTCAGCAGATCGAATTCGTGTGCGCCGACGGCCACACGTTCACGGTGACGATGTCGGAAGAGGCCGAGGTTCCGGCCGAGTGGGAAGACCCGAAGACCGGCCAGATGGGACGTCGCGTCGGCGGCGCCGAGCCGGACCGCAAGGAGGAGAAGCCCGTGCGCACGCACTGGGACATGCTTCTTGAGCGGCGTTCGGAGGAAGAGCTGGAGGAGATCCTCACCGAGCGGCTGGAGATGCTGCGCGGTGGCGAGATCGGCCCCCCGCACCTGCACCGCAAGAGCAAGTCGCGGAAGAAGTCCGTCAGCGCCTGA
- a CDS encoding polyprenol monophosphomannose synthase, translating into MEVTNGAAVKTLVIIPTYNEADNVGWITDRVLEQQPEVEILVADDNSPDGTGEIADKLAEADPRVHVLHRQGKEGLGAAYRAGFAWGLARDYDVLVEMDADGSHRPEDLGKLLDSARSGAPLTLGSRWVPGGSVVNWPKRREALSRGASLYARLMLDLGVRDATAGFRAFRRETLEAIDLDAVESQGYCFQIDMTRQTRLAGLQVAEVPITFVERVHGQSKMSLDIVKEALTRVTVWGLQRMNPFRR; encoded by the coding sequence ATGGAAGTTACGAACGGAGCGGCCGTGAAGACGCTGGTCATCATCCCGACCTACAACGAGGCGGACAACGTCGGCTGGATCACCGACCGTGTCCTGGAGCAGCAGCCCGAGGTCGAGATCCTGGTCGCCGACGACAACTCACCCGACGGCACCGGCGAGATCGCCGACAAGCTGGCCGAGGCCGACCCCCGGGTGCACGTCCTGCACCGGCAGGGCAAGGAGGGCCTCGGCGCCGCCTACCGCGCCGGCTTCGCGTGGGGCCTCGCGCGCGACTACGACGTGCTGGTCGAGATGGACGCCGACGGCTCCCACCGCCCAGAGGACCTCGGCAAGCTGCTCGACTCGGCCCGCTCCGGTGCGCCGCTCACGCTCGGCTCGCGCTGGGTGCCCGGCGGCTCGGTCGTGAACTGGCCCAAGCGTCGCGAGGCCCTCTCGCGCGGGGCGTCGCTCTACGCCCGGCTGATGCTCGACCTGGGCGTCAGGGACGCCACCGCCGGCTTCCGCGCCTTCCGCCGCGAGACGCTGGAGGCGATCGACCTCGACGCCGTGGAGTCGCAGGGCTACTGCTTCCAGATCGACATGACCCGCCAGACCCGCCTCGCCGGGCTCCAGGTCGCCGAGGTGCCCATCACGTTCGTCGAGCGGGTGCACGGTCAGTCGAAGATGAGCCTCGACATCGTGAAAGAGGCCCTCACACGGGTCACCGTGTGGGGCCTCCAGCGGATGAATCCGTTCAGGCGCTGA
- the lnt gene encoding apolipoprotein N-acyltransferase: MRQLLAAALLGAASAAAFEPLAIPGLMVVTVAGYLYVVRTLRDESVRRVLAVGFVFGLAFMGPLIWWMNAVDPWAWVTLVAIEALFLALITWALRAAVWAPWWPVWTAAVWTAGEQVRGAFPLSGFPWGRLAHTAIDTPLEGWVRLVALPATSWLMALLAGLLVVVVTERRILLLVAAIAIPAIGAVLPVGIADGGETKTVAVVQGNTPGPFLQWPRAAIFRLHVAETERIDQPVDVVIWPENGSDLDVRTNEYARDEVTALSRRLGAPILVGAILDGPTDDTAYNASVLVDENGPRDDLYLKQYPVPYGEYVPFRAQLGSLVPRFDRDIPRDIVAGDEAGAMTLDGLTIGLTICWDIAYDGAVHGAVDLGAEVLAVQTSNASFMDFGRGVQPQQQWAISRLRAIETGRWVTVASTNGISGIVDPHGRVEGKAPVKEPATVVAEVQAAHGTTPATRWGSGLTMVIYVMSVAGWALGKWKLRTERP, translated from the coding sequence GTGAGACAGCTCCTCGCGGCGGCCCTCCTCGGCGCCGCGTCGGCGGCGGCCTTCGAGCCGCTCGCGATCCCGGGCCTGATGGTGGTCACCGTCGCCGGATACCTGTACGTCGTGCGCACCCTGCGCGACGAGTCGGTGCGCCGAGTCCTGGCGGTCGGCTTCGTGTTCGGCCTGGCGTTCATGGGTCCGTTGATCTGGTGGATGAACGCCGTCGACCCGTGGGCGTGGGTGACCCTCGTCGCGATCGAGGCGCTCTTCCTGGCGCTGATCACGTGGGCGCTGCGCGCGGCCGTCTGGGCGCCCTGGTGGCCCGTGTGGACGGCGGCGGTGTGGACCGCGGGCGAGCAGGTCCGCGGCGCGTTCCCGCTGAGCGGGTTCCCGTGGGGACGCCTCGCGCACACCGCCATCGACACGCCGCTCGAGGGCTGGGTGCGGCTGGTAGCCCTGCCCGCGACGTCGTGGCTGATGGCCCTGCTGGCCGGGCTGCTCGTGGTCGTGGTCACCGAGCGCCGCATCCTGCTGCTGGTGGCTGCCATCGCGATCCCGGCCATCGGCGCGGTGCTGCCCGTCGGCATCGCCGACGGCGGAGAGACCAAGACCGTGGCGGTCGTCCAGGGCAACACCCCGGGTCCGTTCCTGCAGTGGCCCCGAGCGGCGATCTTCCGCCTGCACGTGGCCGAGACCGAGCGGATCGACCAGCCGGTCGACGTGGTCATCTGGCCGGAGAACGGGTCCGACCTCGACGTCCGCACCAACGAGTACGCCCGCGACGAGGTCACCGCGCTGTCGCGGCGGCTCGGCGCGCCGATCCTGGTGGGCGCGATCCTCGACGGGCCCACCGACGACACCGCCTACAACGCGTCGGTCCTGGTCGACGAGAACGGCCCGAGGGACGACCTGTACCTCAAGCAGTACCCCGTGCCGTACGGCGAGTACGTGCCGTTCCGCGCCCAGCTGGGCTCACTCGTGCCGCGGTTCGACCGCGACATCCCGCGCGACATCGTGGCCGGCGACGAGGCGGGCGCCATGACGCTCGACGGCCTCACGATCGGCCTGACGATCTGCTGGGACATCGCGTACGACGGGGCGGTGCACGGCGCCGTCGACCTCGGTGCCGAGGTGCTGGCCGTCCAGACCAGCAACGCGAGCTTCATGGACTTCGGCCGGGGCGTGCAGCCGCAGCAGCAGTGGGCGATCTCGCGTCTGCGTGCGATCGAGACGGGGCGCTGGGTGACCGTCGCGTCCACCAACGGCATCTCGGGGATCGTCGACCCACATGGCCGCGTGGAGGGCAAGGCACCCGTGAAGGAGCCCGCCACCGTCGTCGCCGAGGTGCAGGCCGCGCACGGCACGACACCCGCCACGCGCTGGGGATCTGGACTGACCATGGTGATCTACGTCATGTCCGTGGCAGGATGGGCCCTCGGTAAATGGAAGTTACGAACGGAGCGGCCGTGA